In Pseudonocardia sp. C8, one genomic interval encodes:
- a CDS encoding CoA pyrophosphatase has translation MTAVPEPDPRAAPDSLKPLVEGALGLDPAWFGARMDPAGQAPGAHRAAVLMLFADSAHGPDVLLTERASTLRSHAGQVAFPGGRVDPTDTGPVHAALREAEEETGLDPGGVVPLVVLPDLFIPPTGYLVTPVLAHWADPAPVRAIDPAEVARVIRVPVTDLADPANRISVRGPRGYTGPAFRASGLLIWGFTAGLLSALLHRSGWERPWDATRIEDLDEAWAAARAHHRDRDELRGERVTDPVDVSDEVGR, from the coding sequence GTGACCGCCGTGCCCGAGCCGGACCCCCGCGCCGCACCGGACTCGCTGAAACCGCTGGTCGAGGGCGCGCTCGGGCTCGACCCGGCCTGGTTCGGGGCCCGGATGGACCCCGCCGGGCAGGCACCGGGGGCGCACCGGGCCGCCGTCCTCATGCTGTTCGCCGACAGCGCGCACGGGCCGGACGTGCTGCTCACCGAGCGCGCGTCGACGCTGCGCTCGCACGCGGGCCAGGTCGCGTTCCCCGGCGGCCGGGTCGACCCGACCGACACCGGTCCGGTGCACGCCGCACTGCGCGAGGCGGAGGAGGAAACCGGGCTCGACCCCGGCGGCGTCGTCCCGCTGGTCGTGCTCCCCGACCTGTTCATCCCGCCGACCGGCTACCTGGTGACACCGGTGCTCGCCCACTGGGCCGACCCGGCCCCGGTCCGCGCGATCGATCCGGCCGAGGTGGCGCGGGTGATCCGGGTGCCGGTCACGGACCTGGCCGACCCGGCGAACCGGATCAGCGTCCGTGGCCCGCGCGGGTACACCGGCCCCGCGTTCCGCGCCTCGGGGTTGTTGATCTGGGGATTCACCGCTGGCCTATTGTCCGCCCTGCTCCACCGGTCCGGCTGGGAACGCCCCTGGGACGCCACCCGGATCGAGGACCTCGACGAGGCCTGGGCCGCCGCCCGGGCGCACCACCGCGACCGTGACGAGCTGCGAGGAGAACGCGTGACCGACCCCGTCGACGTGTCTGACGAGGTGGGCCGGTGA
- a CDS encoding MFS transporter yields MSTTPDVTRSRRRWVVLGVGVLAQTAACSFVYGMPFLVPLLRDTGGLSLAGAGAYVGAPTAGLLLTLIAWGAVADRTGERRVIAAGLAVCAAAVGAAALLPGPATPVLLVLGGAGAASVFAANGRMVMGWFGAHERGTAMGIRQTAQPLGVALAGLTLPSLGAAVGPWSALLLPAGLCLASVLLVLVLAPDPPRTARPAGAAPSPYRTPTLWRVHAASALLVVPQFAIAAFGTEYLVREQGWGVTAAGAFVAAGQVAGAFGRIGSGWWSDRVGSRLRPMRQIAVAAAVVLLLFALGDAVAGWLAVTMLAVGAVVTVADNGLAFTSTAELAGRAWSGRALGIQNTGQNAFASAVPVVLGALVGVTGYGAGFALAALAPLVAVAVTPVRDEPARP; encoded by the coding sequence GTGTCCACCACGCCTGACGTCACGCGGAGCCGCCGTCGCTGGGTGGTGCTCGGCGTCGGCGTGCTCGCCCAGACGGCCGCCTGCTCGTTCGTCTACGGGATGCCGTTCCTGGTCCCGCTGCTGCGTGACACGGGCGGCCTGTCGCTGGCGGGGGCCGGTGCCTACGTCGGCGCCCCGACCGCAGGGCTGCTGCTCACGCTGATCGCCTGGGGCGCGGTGGCCGACCGCACCGGGGAGCGGCGGGTCATCGCCGCCGGGCTGGCGGTGTGCGCGGCGGCGGTCGGCGCGGCGGCCCTGCTGCCCGGTCCGGCCACACCGGTCCTGCTCGTGCTCGGCGGGGCCGGGGCGGCCTCGGTGTTCGCGGCCAACGGCCGGATGGTGATGGGCTGGTTCGGGGCCCACGAGCGCGGCACCGCGATGGGGATCCGGCAGACCGCGCAGCCGCTCGGCGTCGCGCTGGCCGGGTTGACCCTGCCGTCGCTGGGCGCGGCGGTGGGGCCGTGGTCCGCGCTGCTGCTGCCCGCCGGGCTGTGCCTGGCCTCCGTACTGCTCGTGCTGGTCCTGGCCCCGGATCCGCCGCGCACCGCGCGTCCGGCGGGCGCGGCGCCGTCGCCGTACCGGACGCCGACGCTGTGGCGGGTGCACGCCGCGTCCGCGCTGCTGGTCGTGCCGCAGTTCGCGATCGCCGCGTTCGGCACCGAGTACCTGGTGCGCGAGCAGGGGTGGGGGGTCACGGCGGCCGGCGCGTTCGTCGCGGCGGGCCAGGTGGCCGGGGCGTTCGGCCGGATCGGGTCCGGCTGGTGGTCGGACCGGGTCGGGTCCCGGCTGCGCCCGATGCGCCAGATCGCGGTGGCGGCCGCGGTCGTCCTGCTGCTGTTCGCGCTCGGCGACGCCGTCGCGGGGTGGCTGGCGGTGACGATGCTGGCGGTCGGCGCGGTCGTCACCGTCGCCGACAACGGGCTGGCCTTCACCAGCACCGCCGAGCTCGCCGGCCGGGCGTGGTCCGGGCGGGCGCTCGGGATCCAGAACACCGGGCAGAACGCGTTCGCCTCGGCCGTCCCGGTCGTGCTCGGTGCGCTGGTCGGGGTGACCGGGTACGGCGCCGGGTTCGCCCTGGCCGCGCTCGCCCCGCTGGTCGCGGTGGCGGTGACGCCGGTGCGGGACGAACCGGCCCGACCCTGA
- a CDS encoding TlpA disulfide reductase family protein: MSRTGATRSEIVSTVAVVVLVGLAVWALWPSSPEPPGGAAPPAAARPESDPASADPAALAAARGAAGLQPCPAPSGALPAGPLAGITVPCLGADGTVDVGAALAGRPALVNFWASWCVPCREELPALAEYARRPGSVPVVTVDVQDDPVAALRLAAELGVTLPALADPRGELRGALGTPPVLPYSYVVRADGTPAAVAPPIPFRSADDVAAAVEKLR, encoded by the coding sequence GTGAGCCGGACCGGCGCCACCCGTTCGGAGATCGTCTCGACGGTCGCCGTGGTGGTGCTGGTCGGGCTCGCGGTGTGGGCCCTGTGGCCGTCGTCCCCCGAGCCGCCGGGCGGCGCCGCACCGCCGGCCGCGGCCCGGCCGGAGTCCGATCCGGCCAGCGCCGACCCGGCCGCGCTCGCGGCGGCCCGGGGCGCAGCGGGACTGCAGCCCTGCCCGGCCCCGAGCGGTGCGCTGCCGGCCGGCCCGCTGGCCGGGATCACCGTGCCGTGCCTGGGCGCGGACGGGACCGTCGACGTCGGCGCGGCGCTCGCCGGCCGCCCCGCCCTGGTCAACTTCTGGGCGTCCTGGTGCGTGCCGTGCCGCGAGGAGCTGCCGGCGCTGGCCGAGTACGCCCGGCGGCCCGGCTCGGTGCCCGTCGTGACCGTGGACGTGCAGGACGACCCGGTCGCCGCGCTCCGCTTGGCCGCCGAACTCGGCGTCACTCTGCCCGCACTCGCCGACCCGCGCGGCGAGCTGCGCGGGGCGCTGGGCACGCCGCCGGTGCTGCCGTACAGCTACGTCGTCCGGGCCGACGGCACGCCGGCCGCCGTCGCCCCGCCGATCCCGTTCCGGTCCGCCGACGACGTCGCGGCGGCCGTGGAGAAGCTCCGGTGA
- the nth gene encoding endonuclease III, which translates to MSTSVRRPTRRAAAGLAARVAAGENPIGRARRVNRILRALAAAYPHAHCELDFTTPIDLAVATILSAQCTDERVNQVTPALFARYPTAADYAAADRTELEELIRPTGFYRNKATSLIGLGAAVVERHGGELPASLADLVRLPGIGRKTANVILGNAFGIPGITVDTHFGRLVRRWGWTTDEDPVKVEHAVGELVPRRDWTIVSHYVIFHGRRVCHSRKPACGACSLAVDCPSYGLGPTDPGEAAALVKGPERDHLLELAGISGDGR; encoded by the coding sequence GTGAGCACCTCCGTCCGGCGGCCCACGCGACGCGCCGCGGCCGGTCTCGCCGCGCGTGTCGCAGCCGGGGAGAACCCGATCGGGCGAGCGCGCAGGGTGAACCGGATCCTCCGCGCCCTCGCCGCGGCCTACCCCCACGCGCACTGCGAGCTCGACTTCACCACGCCGATCGACCTGGCGGTGGCCACGATCCTGTCGGCGCAGTGCACCGACGAGCGGGTCAACCAGGTCACACCGGCCCTGTTCGCCCGCTACCCCACGGCGGCCGACTACGCCGCGGCCGACCGGACCGAGCTCGAGGAGCTGATCCGCCCCACCGGCTTCTACCGCAACAAGGCGACCTCGCTGATCGGGCTGGGCGCCGCGGTCGTCGAGCGGCACGGCGGGGAGCTGCCCGCGTCGCTGGCCGACCTGGTCAGGCTGCCGGGCATCGGCCGCAAGACCGCCAACGTCATCCTCGGCAACGCGTTCGGCATCCCGGGGATCACCGTCGACACCCACTTCGGACGCCTGGTCCGGCGCTGGGGCTGGACGACCGACGAGGACCCGGTGAAGGTCGAGCACGCGGTCGGCGAGCTCGTCCCCCGCCGGGACTGGACGATCGTCTCGCACTACGTGATCTTCCACGGCCGCCGGGTGTGCCACTCGCGCAAGCCGGCGTGCGGGGCCTGCTCGCTGGCCGTCGACTGCCCGTCGTACGGGCTGGGGCCGACCGATCCGGGTGAGGCCGCCGCGCTGGTCAAGGGTCCGGAGCGGGACCACCTGCTGGAGCTGGCCGGCATCAGCGGGGACGGCCGGTGA
- a CDS encoding MarP family serine protease: MSWVDVLVVILALLAAASGWRHGVAVALLSFLGVLTGAVLGLRLAPLLAAQVESQQAKVLLGIGAVVLLVALGEATGVYLGRFIRDRIRREGTLRVDSTLGAGVQAVAVVVAAWLIALPLASTSFATLTSGLRDSRVLAAVDGVMPDAARQLPAELRQILDDSGFPDVVSPFSRTPVAAVGPPDSALARSPVVTEVRDRVLKVRGRATSCRRALEGTGFVVAPQRVMTNAHVVAGTSSTTVEVTTASGRTRQLDAEVIHYDPQVDVAVLDVPALEEEPLQFTPDPARVGDDVIIVGYPLDGPYTVTPGKIRERIRLRGPDIYEQGSVVRDVYTVRAVVRSGNSGGPMITPDGRVVGVVFGAALDDSETGFVLTAEQVSEALNVAAGTASDPVDTGECAA, from the coding sequence ATCAGCTGGGTCGACGTGCTGGTCGTCATCCTGGCGCTGCTGGCGGCGGCGTCCGGCTGGCGGCACGGGGTGGCGGTGGCGCTGCTGTCGTTCCTCGGGGTCCTGACCGGGGCCGTGCTGGGCCTGCGGCTCGCGCCGCTGCTGGCCGCCCAGGTGGAGTCCCAGCAGGCCAAGGTGCTGCTCGGGATCGGCGCGGTCGTGCTGCTGGTGGCGCTCGGCGAGGCCACCGGTGTCTATCTCGGACGGTTCATCCGGGACCGGATCCGGCGCGAGGGCACGCTGCGGGTGGACTCGACGCTCGGCGCCGGGGTGCAGGCCGTCGCGGTGGTGGTGGCCGCGTGGCTGATCGCGCTGCCGCTGGCGTCGACCAGCTTCGCCACGCTGACGTCCGGGCTGCGCGACTCCCGGGTGCTCGCCGCGGTCGACGGCGTGATGCCCGACGCGGCGCGCCAGCTGCCCGCCGAGCTCCGGCAGATCCTCGACGACTCCGGCTTCCCGGACGTCGTGAGCCCGTTCTCCCGCACTCCGGTCGCCGCGGTCGGGCCCCCGGACTCGGCCCTCGCCCGGTCCCCGGTCGTGACCGAGGTCCGTGACCGCGTGCTGAAGGTCCGGGGCCGGGCGACCTCCTGCCGCCGGGCCCTGGAGGGCACCGGGTTCGTCGTCGCACCGCAGCGGGTGATGACCAACGCGCACGTCGTCGCGGGGACGTCGAGCACGACGGTCGAGGTTACCACCGCGAGCGGGCGCACCCGCCAGCTCGACGCCGAGGTCATCCACTACGACCCGCAGGTCGACGTGGCCGTGCTCGACGTGCCGGCGCTGGAGGAGGAGCCGCTGCAGTTCACCCCCGACCCGGCCCGGGTCGGCGACGACGTGATCATCGTCGGGTACCCGCTGGACGGGCCGTACACGGTGACGCCGGGCAAGATCCGCGAGCGGATCCGGCTGCGCGGGCCGGACATCTACGAGCAGGGCAGCGTGGTCCGCGACGTCTACACCGTCCGGGCCGTGGTCCGCTCCGGCAACTCCGGCGGACCGATGATCACCCCGGACGGCCGGGTGGTCGGCGTGGTGTTCGGTGCCGCGCTCGACGACTCCGAGACCGGCTTCGTGCTGACCGCCGAGCAGGTCTCGGAGGCGCTCAACGTCGCCGCCGGGACCGCGTCGGATCCGGTCGACACCGGGGAGTGCGCCGCCTGA
- a CDS encoding Crp/Fnr family transcriptional regulator translates to MDEVLIRAGIFQGVEPQAAEALAEALEAADFSRGQVIFSEGEPGDRLYIVAGGKVKLGRKSPDGRENLLMVAGPSDMFGELSIFDPGPRTSSATAVTEVRCYTMDRAALREWIGKRPEIAEQLLRVLARRLRRTNNMLADLIFTDVPGRVAKSLLQLARQFGSQESGLLRVTHDLTQEEIAQLVGASRETVNKALADFAHRGWLRLEGKSVLILEPERLARRAR, encoded by the coding sequence GTGGACGAGGTTCTGATCCGGGCCGGGATCTTCCAGGGCGTGGAGCCCCAGGCAGCCGAGGCGCTGGCCGAGGCGCTGGAAGCCGCCGATTTCTCCCGTGGGCAGGTCATCTTCTCCGAGGGCGAACCGGGTGACCGCCTCTACATCGTCGCCGGTGGCAAGGTGAAGCTCGGCCGCAAGTCGCCGGACGGGCGGGAGAACCTGCTGATGGTGGCCGGTCCGTCCGACATGTTCGGTGAGCTGTCCATCTTCGACCCGGGCCCGCGCACGTCGTCGGCCACCGCGGTCACCGAGGTGCGGTGCTACACGATGGACCGTGCCGCGCTGCGGGAGTGGATCGGCAAGCGCCCGGAGATCGCCGAGCAGCTGCTGCGGGTGCTGGCGCGTCGCCTGCGCCGCACCAACAACATGCTGGCGGACCTGATCTTCACCGACGTCCCGGGGCGCGTCGCGAAGTCGCTGCTGCAGCTCGCCCGCCAGTTCGGCTCCCAGGAGTCCGGCCTGCTGCGGGTGACCCACGACCTCACCCAGGAGGAGATCGCCCAGCTGGTCGGTGCCTCCCGGGAGACCGTCAACAAGGCGCTCGCCGACTTCGCGCACCGCGGCTGGCTGCGGCTCGAGGGCAAGAGCGTGCTGATCCTGGAGCCGGAGCGCCTGGCCCGCCGGGCCCGCTGA